The following nucleotide sequence is from Malania oleifera isolate guangnan ecotype guangnan chromosome 4, ASM2987363v1, whole genome shotgun sequence.
TAACCCTAaacgaataactgaaatgaatgtgaatgacgtacatatgaatatatatatatatagttgcatgcatcaaaccacgcacgtaaacactttaactcattctcaaaacagaatatctctggtggtggacaaatgataatgcttatccatagttaaaagaaaatgatatatcatgtatgttaatagatacaaatttagggtttaatgaaatgacttttcgtttaactttcactcatcatttcaaaaatattttaacatttattttattataatatcttTGTGCatgattttttttgaaaaaattttaacgaaatttcggtagcatgccgtttgtaaattgggcATTgttccataaaacttgtacctaaacatagttgttttcacaaaataaaatatttcaagcatgcaacaatctaaatccactaccagcatgcaattcacaagctATTGCATCAATTATGcaattggcgttcaacacaagcatgtattccagtagttcaatataaaattcatataatataataccatccatcaagaaaatattaccaagaaaaagttaaaacataattcaactaaccttgaacctCATCAACAAAGTTGTATCCTCTTCCAGGCAGAAatcaccctagcctctaattccacaaactgcttcttccaagcctcaacctTCGCCTTCGTGAGAACTCCAAATCATTCAGCTTATTCTTCACATAAGCAACAGCttccttctcaccttcacgagaactcctcAAGGCCCCAACAACATCTtgcatccctccttcctcctcttttccctatagCTCATCACTTTGTTATCCTCTCGCAAACGAATGATTGTCTCTTTAgcatctttgtactttttctccaagtcttccaattgatcttcaagtaaggGTTTACTGAGTGTCAGCTCTCCATTCTACTCCCCATTCGTGAGTGAACTTCACCAGAAGAGCATATAAAATCGGAGAACAAAATGGAGAGCTGCCGCTAAATAAAcccttgcttgaagatcaattggaaggcttgaagaaaaagtacaaagacgtTAAAGGGACAATCATTCATTTGTGAGATGATAACAGAGTAACAAActatagggaaaagaggaggaaggagggatgtAAGAGGTTGTTGCAGCTTTCAAGGATttctcgtgaaggtgagaaggcTTACGAGAGTTGAGGCGAGGGCTGAGGCTCAAAAGAAGTTGTTTGTGGAATTAAAGGCTAGGGTGATTTTTTTAAGTGGCGACTATGGAGTGGGTGATTTGTTTAAACCCTTTTTGGTGAAGGGACTGGGCAACAGAACGAAAGGCCCAATCAACTAATTCAATTTATGACTGAAAGATGTAAGTGgtagaaaacaaacaaaaataagatATAAGTAAactttgaaacactatgatctctttaaatatatatacacacacatatatccatccatagatacatatatacatatatatatatatatatatacatacatacatacatacatacatacatatatatatatacacacacacacacatatatatatacatatagagattaAGATTGAATGCTTTCCCattgataacatgtgatgggtgATGACTAATGACCCTACTAGCTTAAGTGTGGATTACAAGTGAAACTTTAAAAGTTAGGATTAGAACTCAACCATTACAAGAACATTTTAGTATAAATCCACGGAACCGATCAACATCATAGTAACAGATAAATGGGATCCTTACTACCGTTGCTCCACCTTCAGCCAAGTTGATATGGCTTTAACAGTTGAAGAATGCACTCCTTTACTATTTTCATGATTAAAGATGCCTCACAAAGTATCCAAAGTTGGTGTCGTTTGTTTTGTTGGGAATATGTAGATTAGGATTTGGAGATTGAGAATGGTGAGATTGTCCTGCCCTTGGGATTGTAGCCTTTTGCGACCCCTTCATCATGTGGCTAGTCTGAGGAAGCATATGAATCTGATTTGGAAGTTGGAGATTTTGAATAGTGATTTTTTCCAATTTGTAGTTACAGAAAAGGAGgtaagcaatatttttttttaaggttggattttgaggaaaattgcTTTTGGCCTATAAATAAAAGGTTTGAAATGGACTTTTCTTTCTAAGAAGCTAAGTGGTGGTTAGAGAGCACTTTTGTAGTTGCAAAGGTATGGGAGTGTATCTTTGAGTTGGAGAGATGAAGCTCCTAGACCTAATGCTTTGTGATAGACTTTATCCTAAGTTGGGAAAGTGTCAAGGATGTTATACAAAGATTTTGTCCCTTCTACCAGAGTTTCATGCAAATGATGATGTAGCGAAGAGTCCTACTGTCGCAACGTCCCGGGGAACGCGTGTGTGCCGgacggcgaaataaaaatcaattttaatttgcaaggaaaaatatgaatatcggagtcgccactaaccttttagtgtgattagaacacatgattactaccccgttaggggtagaatgggtctacattaccaaagcTAGATTTGGGAGTTCAGTTATGTAAGGGAAAgatacaagcaccccctacgcgcccgttcttacgaacggtacctaattaatataaattatccctaagtcaatctagtaagtcttttaaaattactcctctagtaaatttactaatacacgtacaaagtggataaacaaataaataaataagtaaatgaataatacaaaaatatatataaaatataaatatttacatattccctcaaaaccaaaGGTACGTAAAGactgaaggctcataccccagcattaaaatcatagggataaaaataaataaataaaaaataaaaaaaatatttaataagaaatataataataataataataataataataataataataataataataataatagtactaatagtACTAATATTAATAATGGAAAGGATAGTATGTGCGCCGAATATTATGTAAATACAATAGCACAAATATGGAAATagttaaacataataaataatatacaatatggaaacaaatcaagtgAAATTATGGGAACAATTCAAATTATAATctattatgcaaatatatatatatatatatatatatatatatatatatatatatgggttcaatatggaaacatgtgataattaggaaatataccaaAATCTAACATGGAGATACactaataatacaaaataaatatgtaatcaaatatacaataagaAGGGTAGGTAAAAGTAACATAAAAATGCACATAAACATATAAGGTGATCACAATAATaagatgtaaactatacaatttagtgataatataaatatgccaataaataattaaggcaatgacaataatacatatgcatgcaaattaaatatacaattaaaaaataacataaatataaatatataaggtcatcataataataatcacataaatatgcaaaaatatataatcaaataaatatgcaacatcataataataatatgcaaaataaatatacaatgataatattaacatgacaacaaaaattattatatttttatattacaattgaaatcttaccttggcaataaaaaaaatcctacaacaatGAAGACAAACCAATTAGTGTAccacaaaagaaatttaaaaaactaTCACGACAAGGATATGTAACCTGTGATAACAATGTTAAATCATGAAACACGtatagttaaatatatatatatttataaactgcttaacataatcaacaattattcgtaacaatataaacaatataaaccctaaatatggacatgtatacattgaaattaataacgacaataaaaacataaaaactccatatacatacaaatatgacaataacaaaagctttaacaataatatacaactaACAATACtagtatggtatatatatataagcataaataTACATGTGTTTAGCTGCTATCTGAAgtataaacattttttaaaatggaTGTACTTAAAGCctaaacaaatataataatatgaTCTCTTACCCTAAGCAAAAAATATACCTAGGCCATTAGGCCTCCATGCCATTGGTATATGAACCTTGTATTGGACAATGTCTCTTATTGACATTAAATTACAGAAGTAGTTCTTAAGGCTATAGTCCATAGGACCTTTATCATATTATATactcattataatttttttttgtttttgtgaaaggtgtatacttatatataataaaatggcTGATCGCATGCGCCTGTTTGTTTTCATCTTTAAATTATCCATTTTTTGTTTAGTTTATTAACTCttatttagttaaaaataatGAATAACAATGACACACTTGATTCCTTAAGTCACAAATTATAAAATAAGTATGTCCCTACCCATGATCATGAACTCCTGGTGCCTTGTTTGGTATGTGACAATTTCAATCTTTTTGTTTGATTTAATCTATAAAAACTCATTCTATTAAAAAAAGGATCGATCTACTGCCAAAtagcatattttttttaattaaaacacCAAGTGAACGATCATCTGCAAGTGCATGCATAActctaatttttgaaaaaatatccATCGATAGTCATTTAACGTCCATGTGCTATTTGGTTTCATTCATTTAATGCTAATTGGTTTCATTCATTTAATAACTATCATTCATCTGTTTAGAAGGATGTAACTATTCTCTTGACTTTGAAAGTATTAATATGCATAATTAGCTTGTTATTATTAGATAAATGGTACCAGTCGAGATAATGATGTACTACCTTGTTATATCCAACAACAAAAAAATTCTTATAGTAATAATAAACATGTTTTTTTAATTGGATGCATACTAAGGTTCAAACAAGCTGATGAACCTTGACTACAACAATACCTTGAGAAAGAGATGGATGCACatgaattaatttataatttaaaagaTCATGTGGTTAATAAACTAGTTAATTTATTTAGTATTTCAAacatataatgatgatgatatgattAATTATACAAACAAGCTTTTGTCTTCTTGTAGCGGGAAGTTTTGTGTCACCCCTCCAAGCATGGAACACCCAGCAATCAAATACTAGCTATGTATATAAAGTGTTTTAAAACCAAAGAAAGCAAAGCTTATAAAGTGTTTTAAAGTGACTTATAAAGTGTTTTTAAAGTTAGCTAAAATTAATTGGGAGCATTTAGATTAGGAGTGGATACCATATGGCTCCACGCCGTGGAAAAGCAGCTGTGAGAAGGGGAGTATGGAGTGCTGAAGAAGATAAGAAGTTGATGTTAGCACAagaggagtccataggtgtgcttgatacacatgggtgaacaccaacttgaccaaaagcttaagcctattgggtcttggactcaaccatgtatataagtacccatcatccactctaattttccaatgtgggacaagatcacaaatgaaattctcaacaatctcccccttacttgtgagttccaactgcttccCTCTGAACGGGAATCATTTCCCTTATAGGAGTAAGTTTAAttccccaatagttgctcaagtagGCCTTACCACTGGCACCTTACGTGCCTTGAATTGCATTTCACGTGCTTTCGAACTAATCCTACCTCCTATGTCTTGACTCTATTCAGATCCATCTCTACCCTAAATGATCCCTGattggcctcggtcacacacCTTGTCTTTCAACTATTAGCACGCTAGAAGAATTAGCTTCAAGTCTCgactttttacgatgtcgctcacccaaaGTTACGAACCAAACtgtcagctctgataccacttgttaacacCAGATGATTCCATGGGTGagtttgatacacatgagtgaacaccaacttgattcaaaagcttaagtctattgggtcttgggtccaaccatgtatataagcacccattatccactcaaattttccaatgcgagacaagctcacaagtgaagTTCTCGACAGCTGATAACTTATATTAGGAGATATGACATCTGGAACTAGAGTGAGATGCCAAAAGCTGCTGGTAGGAATTCAACAAGTAAAGCAGTGCATCACTTTTGTTTCTTCTCTtcatgtttttttgtttttgttttcttgttttttgttttttgttttttgttctttCGTTCTTTTGTTTTGATTAGCTTGTGAGAGTCGCAATTAATTAAAAAGCAATGTGATGTAGTGGTGATAAAACTTTCATCTGGGTATCTTTCATTCTATTAAATTGTTAATAATGAATAGATGATCACACGGTCtcaattaaataatttcttcTTCCTGGCCTTGTGTTTCTTTCTTCAAGTTTGTGTAGGTCCAAGAAGAGTTGTAGGCTTCGATGGGTGAATTACCTAAGGCCAAGTGTGAAGTGAGGAAACTTCAACAAGGAAAAGGAAGAAATCATATTCAAGTTGCATCAACTGCTAGGAAATCGGTGAGcaagcatacatatatatatatatatatatatgtgtgtgtgtgtgtgtgtgtgtgtgtgttgacgaaaagggattcatgtagctgacttCATGTAGCTGAATATtattgtaaattggataagattcagtaggtgctccttgtggtatttgtgggatttttgggagcagctgattggtttattggagagagtagacttttcgataaagcattggtatagaAAAGAGAACAAAGTGACAGATGCCTTGACTCGTCAAGGTGCTATGAggaggaataatttgtttacaaatagtaatcaactccctagagttatcaatgagtTGTATAAACCGGAGAAGATAGGTACGgcttatatgagatatgtttaaCTGATTTCCTGTTAGTTTTGGTTTACACTTTATGttctttatcttttgtttgttttgttgtgtgaGATTTGTTTTATAGGtccttgtttttgttttgttgtgaTTGAACTTGTAATCTTGTTTTGACTAGACATTGGTGTtattttttgggaggcctttaaagttttgttttttatttctccctttgattgtcttgtaaccacggtattcctccactaaAAGTAagagtttatcaataaataaatagaggtgacgcccttctttaaaaaaaaaagtatgcatTAGAGTTATGAAGTTACAAAAAAATATCAATAGCACATTAAATTTTAAGCTACTAAGTGGTTTGTGAACTATCTTTTATATTGGAAGACATTTTGAGCAATATGAGAACTAGTGTAGTAATTTGCCATGAAATGCCATATTTTGTACCATAGTTATTGTAAGAATTCCAAGAGTAGCTCCTGCAAAAAGACCTTAAGAGGCTGTATTGACCATATACTGATAAATTCACTGTCTGGGTTAAGTTTAAGCACTTAAGAACTAATTAAATTCATTACATTCCTTAAATATAAATTCTATATGTACTGTTCtgtttaatttattttccaaatTCCAAGTTCAAATTAAGTATTTTAATAAGTTAGGTGTATATAGAACATATAAATCATAATAACCATTGATAAAATGGTTACCATCATGGACTTGTGACTGTCACGGCCTGTGAACAAGTAGTATTACTCTAATCACTCTGATACTTATATAATTACGTACGTATGGTTGTGAGCTTATCAATTGAGAGGCCCAATGGACACGAGCCATATAAAAAGATAGCTCATCGTTCATCTCAAAGCCCTATGCCTTTCCACCCTTTGGTCCTTTCCGAAATTAGAACCCAAAAACTCAAATATACACTGGGATATTTCATTGAGGACTTACATaaacatatgtatatgtgtgtatatgcATATATAGTTTAGGATTTGCAATAAGAGGAACACTACTTAGTTTGATGTCTGCCAAACTGCCTTAATTATTTCAGGTGGTCTGCAATTGCATCAAAGACTGCCAGGAAGAACTGACAACGAAATAAAAAATCACTGGCACACCCACATCAAGAAACGACTAGTACTGCACAAGCACAGCCCTATGCCAACTACTAAATCACAACCATTATTGCTTCGCATTGTCACTCCTACAGCAGCTGCTGAGCCATCAGGAAGCTGCTCTGGAAATTTCCTAGTTTCAACTCATCAGCATAATCCTGCTTATTTTTCTGAATCCCAATTTCTAATGACAGAACCATTGGGAGCAGATCAAGGTTTGAACGCATTGGAAAGTTGTGATCAGAGCACAAATAGTAGTGCAGATGCTGGGTTTAAGTTACCAGTTAATGAGGGATGTTTGAAGGAGCCCTTAAACCCATGTGGGTCTCACGGTACTGATGCAGAATATGGGTTTTGGTTCAAATTGTTAATTGAAGGAGACATGGCTGCAGTCTAATGCATGTGATAGTGTCTCCTGGTTAATTATTTTCCCAGCTTCAATCCAAAAGGCGTTGGTAGATTATTTAATTACCCCTTCTGGTTTCTTGCCTTTGATAATTCACATAGCTGGGGATGAGTACAGATGAGGATGGTAGCTCTTGGAACGTTCCCAACATGATAAGTATATGGGGATAAaagaaaaacatatttaatattttaatatgtaaGGTGCTTTTTGTAATCTAAATATGGTCC
It contains:
- the LOC131153701 gene encoding transcription factor MYB41-like, translating into MAPRRGKAAVRRGVWSAEEDKKLMLAQEESIGGLQLHQRLPGRTDNEIKNHWHTHIKKRLVLHKHSPMPTTKSQPLLLRIVTPTAAAEPSGSCSGNFLVSTHQHNPAYFSESQFLMTEPLGADQGLNALESCDQSTNSSADAGFKLPVNEGCLKEPLNPCGSHGTDAEYGFWFKLLIEGDMAAV